A window of the Pelorhabdus rhamnosifermentans genome harbors these coding sequences:
- a CDS encoding N-acetylmuramoyl-L-alanine amidase family protein, whose product MAKIFINQGHAPNGEPDPGAVNSVTGLRESDVAFSIGNLVSKYLKRIGYETQVMQSDSLEEICSAANNWSADLFISIHCNSAADDSAKGTECWACAGSDEGDKLANCIDAQIVNSIKTIDRGLKIATPHVNGLYVLTNTNMVACLVETAFISNADDEKLLSDSTMQDQFARAIARGVTDYLSKGA is encoded by the coding sequence ATGGCGAAAATTTTCATAAATCAAGGACATGCACCAAATGGAGAACCGGATCCGGGGGCGGTTAATTCCGTTACAGGGCTACGTGAAAGTGACGTAGCCTTTTCTATTGGTAATCTAGTATCAAAGTACCTAAAGCGAATTGGATACGAAACGCAGGTAATGCAAAGTGATTCGTTAGAAGAAATATGTTCAGCAGCAAATAATTGGTCTGCGGATTTATTCATATCAATTCACTGTAATAGTGCAGCTGACGATTCAGCAAAAGGAACTGAATGCTGGGCATGTGCTGGTTCTGATGAAGGCGATAAGCTTGCAAACTGCATTGATGCTCAGATAGTCAATTCGATTAAGACTATTGACCGTGGCTTAAAAATCGCTACACCACACGTTAACGGGCTGTATGTGCTGACTAACACGAATATGGTTGCCTGCCTAGTTGAAACGGCTTTCATTAGCAATGCAGATGATGAGAAATTGTTAAGCGATTCTACAATGCAAGATCAGTTTGCTAGGGCAATCGCTAGAGGTGTAACTGATTATCTATCGAAAGGAGCCTGA
- a CDS encoding carboxypeptidase-like regulatory domain-containing protein — MNIPEIGRQISPYLIKLAESPPVQAEIEAVKAAIISIVENQSISIFTRIMRWIIKKIKGDDKMGNVNITVKNSEGVALQGVAISYEISGIGTTTTLTDVNGLVSVAGLADGAYKFVAALVGYNSGKAELTVTEGATVEGVITLVATAINTVEQTIASAITAAESNTTTTVSDDWKTIKAAAETALSGLSTSVANSDLTSSTVLTDIYSQITTVIQTAIGKVDAYKHELMVSRHSKDFWECVLIDAKLAGITVFEYFVSKEINKIKSEIESKIATF, encoded by the coding sequence ATGAACATTCCCGAAATAGGGAGACAAATTTCACCTTATTTAATAAAATTAGCTGAATCGCCACCCGTACAAGCTGAAATTGAAGCTGTAAAGGCGGCGATTATTAGTATAGTCGAAAACCAATCTATATCAATTTTCACGCGCATAATGCGTTGGATTATAAAAAAAATTAAAGGAGACGATAAAATGGGAAATGTAAATATTACTGTAAAAAATAGCGAAGGCGTAGCTTTACAAGGGGTAGCAATCAGCTATGAAATTAGTGGAATTGGCACAACCACAACGTTGACAGATGTAAACGGCTTAGTTTCGGTGGCAGGACTTGCGGATGGTGCTTATAAATTTGTAGCTGCGTTAGTTGGCTATAACAGTGGAAAAGCTGAATTGACGGTTACAGAAGGGGCTACAGTGGAGGGAGTAATTACATTGGTCGCAACCGCGATTAATACCGTCGAGCAAACGATAGCTAGTGCTATCACAGCCGCAGAATCGAATACTACGACTACAGTTTCCGATGATTGGAAAACAATTAAAGCGGCTGCTGAAACTGCACTCTCTGGATTGTCTACCAGCGTAGCAAATTCAGACCTTACTTCCAGCACAGTACTAACGGACATTTATTCACAGATCACTACAGTAATTCAGACGGCAATTGGCAAAGTAGATGCCTACAAACATGAACTTATGGTTTCACGTCACAGTAAAGATTTTTGGGAGTGTGTATTGATTGACGCTAAACTTGCTGGTATCACAGTTTTTGAGTATTTTGTATCAAAAGAGATAAATAAAATAAAGTCCGAAATCGAATCAAAAATTGCCACATTCTAA
- a CDS encoding MBOAT family O-acyltransferase, whose protein sequence is MLFNSYEFIFVFLPIALLVYFMLAKFKLTKLATVSLVIASLVFYSYWDIRYLPLILGSIAFNYTIGSFIEKTRNKHLLAFAILANLFLLGYFKYAAFFMQSFNDILGTSLFIPKITLPLGISFFTFTQIAYLVDAYRGETQKYSLLTYSLFVTVFPHLIAGPILYHKDMIPQFSKLKNFVFSQKNMALGISMFSMGLFKKVIIADQLAPWVNVVFNNADKVSFIEAWTGAIGYTLQLYFDFSGYSEMAIGLGLMFNLSLPINFNSPYKATSIIDFWRRWHITLSAFLKNYLYIPLGGNRNGEINRIRNLLLTMLLGGLWHGAGWTFVIWGGLHGCYLVINHLWIRAGYSLPKLLAWLFTFISVVIAWVFFRSSTVSNALQITATMLGAQGVTFPFKYEIKLTILKNFGVHFANLPYLVSGSMEIVIIAVILIFAITIEDSQRVLRNFKPSIAWLILISTFCLAALTKLNNVSEFLYFQF, encoded by the coding sequence ATGTTATTTAATTCATACGAATTTATTTTTGTCTTTTTACCAATTGCATTATTAGTTTATTTCATGTTAGCAAAATTTAAATTGACCAAACTTGCGACAGTTTCACTTGTTATTGCTTCGTTAGTGTTCTATTCATATTGGGACATAAGATATTTACCGCTAATACTGGGTTCAATAGCATTTAACTATACGATTGGTTCCTTTATAGAAAAAACACGAAATAAACATTTACTCGCTTTTGCTATTTTAGCAAATTTATTTTTATTAGGTTACTTTAAATACGCTGCCTTCTTCATGCAGTCTTTTAATGATATACTTGGCACTTCACTTTTTATTCCCAAAATAACGTTACCCCTAGGTATCTCATTTTTTACTTTTACCCAAATTGCTTATTTAGTAGATGCTTATCGTGGTGAAACTCAAAAATATAGTTTACTTACATATAGCCTGTTTGTAACGGTATTTCCTCACCTAATAGCTGGGCCTATTTTATATCATAAAGATATGATACCGCAGTTCTCTAAGTTGAAAAATTTTGTTTTTTCACAAAAGAATATGGCATTAGGAATATCTATGTTTAGTATGGGTTTATTTAAAAAAGTTATAATTGCGGACCAATTGGCACCGTGGGTTAACGTCGTATTTAATAATGCCGATAAGGTAAGTTTTATTGAGGCATGGACTGGAGCAATAGGATATACTTTGCAATTATACTTTGACTTTTCCGGTTACTCTGAAATGGCTATTGGGTTGGGACTCATGTTTAATCTTTCGCTACCAATTAATTTTAATTCGCCGTATAAAGCGACATCGATTATTGATTTTTGGCGTAGATGGCATATTACTTTATCTGCATTTCTAAAAAACTACTTGTATATACCTCTAGGAGGTAACAGAAATGGTGAAATAAATCGAATTCGCAACCTATTACTAACTATGCTACTTGGCGGATTATGGCATGGGGCAGGCTGGACTTTTGTTATATGGGGAGGGCTGCATGGCTGTTACTTGGTAATAAATCACCTGTGGATAAGAGCAGGATATTCTTTACCGAAATTGTTGGCATGGTTATTTACTTTTATTAGTGTAGTCATTGCTTGGGTATTCTTTCGATCCAGTACTGTTTCAAACGCTTTACAGATAACAGCTACAATGTTAGGAGCTCAAGGAGTTACTTTCCCATTTAAATATGAAATAAAACTTACTATCCTCAAAAATTTCGGTGTTCACTTTGCAAATCTTCCGTATTTAGTTTCAGGGTCAATGGAAATTGTTATTATCGCAGTTATTTTGATATTTGCCATTACAATAGAAGATAGTCAAAGAGTATTACGCAATTTCAAACCATCAATTGCGTGGCTAATTTTAATTAGCACATTTTGTTTAGCAGCTTTGACTAAATTGAATAACGTTTCTGAATTTCTTTACTTTCAATTTTAA
- a CDS encoding nucleoside recognition domain-containing protein, translated as MKLLPYLVAFSACFMTIAMVEYPKDTFDSAVMGLNLWWNVVFPALLPFFILSEILMGLGIVHFIGVLLEPLMRPLFNVPGIGAFAIITNWY; from the coding sequence ATGAAGTTATTGCCCTATTTAGTGGCATTCTCCGCTTGTTTTATGACTATTGCCATGGTGGAATATCCGAAGGATACCTTTGACTCCGCTGTCATGGGCCTTAATTTATGGTGGAATGTCGTATTTCCCGCACTCCTTCCCTTTTTTATCTTATCTGAAATCCTCATGGGACTGGGTATTGTTCATTTCATCGGCGTGCTACTCGAACCGCTGATGCGCCCCCTCTTTAATGTTCCAGGAATTGGAGCTTTTGCAATAATTACGAATTGGTACTAA
- a CDS encoding patatin-like phospholipase family protein yields the protein MKAKVGLALGSGGLRGLAHIGVLKVLVREKVPIDMIAGCSIGSLIGALFCSGMDLDMMAKLSRHLNRSYWLDFVVPKLGIVAGDKLLEIVRVLTKRQSFEQLKIPLAVVATDLTNCREEIFKTGDIADAVRASISIPGIFVPYVLGSRLFVDGAVLNPTPIDVVKQMGADIVIAVDLVHSNSVCSLTNMFDVILQSIDMMEREIFKHRQQHCNLVIRPELSHIPPSDFEAANECIVAGEKAAQAAVDQIKELLVDK from the coding sequence ATGAAGGCGAAAGTTGGTTTAGCGCTGGGTTCCGGTGGACTGAGGGGGCTTGCCCATATTGGTGTATTGAAAGTTTTGGTGCGAGAAAAGGTACCCATTGATATGATCGCGGGTTGTAGCATTGGCAGTTTAATTGGTGCGTTATTTTGTTCGGGTATGGACCTTGATATGATGGCCAAGCTTAGCAGGCATTTGAATCGCAGTTACTGGCTGGATTTCGTTGTTCCCAAACTAGGTATTGTGGCTGGTGATAAATTGCTTGAAATAGTACGTGTACTGACCAAACGCCAGTCTTTTGAACAACTGAAAATCCCACTAGCTGTTGTCGCGACAGACCTTACGAACTGTCGGGAAGAAATTTTCAAGACAGGTGATATTGCTGACGCTGTGCGAGCCAGCATTTCCATACCTGGTATTTTTGTCCCCTATGTGCTTGGAAGTCGCTTATTTGTAGACGGAGCCGTGCTAAATCCGACGCCCATTGATGTCGTCAAGCAAATGGGAGCCGATATTGTCATTGCTGTCGATCTTGTTCATTCCAATAGCGTCTGTAGTTTGACGAATATGTTTGATGTTATCTTACAATCTATTGATATGATGGAACGAGAAATTTTTAAACACAGGCAGCAACATTGCAATTTGGTCATTCGCCCGGAGCTGTCGCATATTCCACCTAGTGATTTTGAAGCTGCCAATGAATGTATTGTAGCAGGTGAAAAAGCGGCACAAGCGGCAGTGGATCAAATCAAAGAATTACTTGTTGATAAGTAA
- a CDS encoding nucleotidyltransferase, translating into MGAVGIIVEYNPFHYGHEFHIKEARRLSQQEDVIAVMSGSFVQRGEPAIIDKWYRAHMAIASGVDLVLELPIVFSLRSAQYFSAGAIKLLQALGCVSHICFGAEETQLTKLMQAAQLTNKPETIASLKLRMRQTGRSYASILTEMIQSVTGAKLSPNNILAIEYLRALHDFAPQLAPLLVNRQGAAYHDKTLSKPCASATAIRKAIVDEVPFSSIKAAMPVATFDLLQQGLQHQQGPATLNALAKPIVTSLRQCSLDELALQAEMIEGIHHKIKRAALAATDWNSLLAGIVSKRYAPAKIKRILLYTLLHVTNKELLAFDESGPLYARVLAFNERGRALLKKMEQSSSLPAIVKTAHFLNSHSLDKPQSPLEKMLALDIHASNLHGLCLPTNHWQPGNQDFIRSPLYIH; encoded by the coding sequence ATGGGAGCTGTCGGTATTATTGTTGAATATAATCCCTTTCATTACGGTCACGAATTTCACATCAAAGAAGCTCGGCGTTTATCTCAGCAAGAAGACGTCATTGCTGTCATGAGCGGTTCTTTCGTTCAACGGGGTGAGCCGGCTATTATTGACAAGTGGTATCGTGCCCATATGGCCATTGCCTCAGGAGTCGACTTGGTCTTAGAACTCCCAATCGTTTTTTCCTTGCGCAGTGCGCAATATTTTTCAGCAGGTGCCATTAAGTTGCTGCAAGCACTCGGCTGCGTTAGTCACATCTGTTTCGGCGCTGAAGAAACGCAGCTAACAAAGCTCATGCAAGCTGCCCAGTTGACAAATAAACCAGAGACAATTGCCAGTCTTAAATTAAGAATGCGCCAAACAGGTCGATCCTATGCCTCCATCTTAACTGAAATGATTCAATCGGTTACAGGAGCCAAACTGTCACCAAATAATATTTTAGCTATTGAATATTTACGTGCTCTTCATGATTTTGCGCCACAGTTAGCGCCACTCTTAGTCAATCGCCAAGGTGCTGCCTATCATGATAAAACGCTTTCCAAGCCTTGTGCCAGTGCCACAGCCATTCGTAAAGCCATCGTCGATGAAGTCCCGTTTTCTTCTATCAAAGCAGCCATGCCTGTAGCTACTTTTGACTTACTTCAACAAGGCTTACAGCATCAACAAGGCCCTGCCACACTCAATGCCTTGGCCAAACCTATTGTAACGTCACTCCGCCAATGTTCCTTAGATGAACTTGCGCTGCAAGCTGAAATGATCGAAGGTATTCATCATAAAATAAAACGCGCTGCCCTTGCTGCAACAGACTGGAACTCCCTGCTGGCAGGTATTGTATCGAAGCGCTATGCGCCAGCAAAAATTAAGCGCATTTTATTATACACCCTCCTGCACGTAACTAATAAAGAACTTCTGGCCTTTGATGAAAGTGGACCCTTATACGCAAGAGTGCTCGCTTTTAACGAACGTGGACGGGCACTACTAAAAAAAATGGAGCAATCAAGTTCACTACCGGCTATTGTAAAAACGGCCCATTTTTTAAACAGCCACTCCCTTGATAAGCCCCAATCTCCCCTCGAAAAAATGTTAGCCTTAGATATCCACGCAAGTAATTTACACGGATTATGTCTTCCTACAAATCATTGGCAACCAGGAAATCAAGATTTTATACGATCTCCCTTATATATCCATTAA